One Thermus sp. CCB_US3_UF1 DNA window includes the following coding sequences:
- a CDS encoding peptidoglycan bridge formation glycyltransferase FemA/FemB family protein, translating into MPELVEIPDPEAWNRLVASFPITSALQSWGWGEVKRLSGWTPKRLAVYQGEVPLGAAQVLLRPLPGGLRLAYAPRGPALGRLEDLPAVARALARGVRAAHLVLEPEVGLGAEEEVPGFPGLLPEEPIQPGFSLWLDLTQGEEALLRGMKEMHRRNARLALKRTQLSVEGEGAFPEFFRLFAETNRRAKLLQHAEDYYRAVLREMNQPLGEAFIALARKEGEALAAGLFVAFAGKVDYLYGGSSRAHPEAKAPMGMHLAAIRHGISRGYHTYDLWGVPRTPEGSHAEGIWRFKEGFGGRRVRFPVYTLPLSPLYRPLKTLLRLRKTWVNLRVRGNPRDVLG; encoded by the coding sequence GTGCCTGAGCTTGTAGAGATCCCCGACCCCGAGGCCTGGAACCGTTTGGTGGCCTCCTTTCCCATTACCAGCGCCTTGCAGTCCTGGGGCTGGGGGGAGGTGAAGCGCCTTTCCGGCTGGACCCCTAAGCGCCTGGCCGTGTACCAGGGGGAGGTCCCCCTCGGGGCGGCCCAGGTCCTCCTGCGCCCTTTGCCGGGAGGGTTGCGCCTGGCCTATGCCCCCAGGGGACCAGCCCTGGGGCGTTTAGAGGACCTGCCCGCCGTGGCCCGGGCCCTGGCCCGAGGGGTAAGGGCCGCGCATCTGGTCCTGGAGCCGGAGGTGGGTTTGGGGGCGGAGGAGGAAGTCCCTGGCTTTCCCGGTCTTTTGCCCGAGGAACCCATCCAGCCCGGATTTTCCCTGTGGCTGGACCTTACCCAGGGGGAGGAGGCCCTCCTTAGGGGCATGAAGGAAATGCACCGGAGGAACGCCCGCCTGGCCCTCAAGCGCACCCAGCTTTCCGTGGAGGGGGAGGGGGCTTTCCCGGAGTTTTTCCGCTTGTTTGCGGAAACCAACCGCCGGGCTAAGCTCCTGCAGCACGCTGAGGACTACTACCGGGCCGTGCTTCGGGAGATGAACCAGCCCCTAGGGGAGGCCTTCATCGCCCTGGCCCGCAAGGAGGGGGAGGCCTTGGCGGCAGGGCTTTTTGTGGCCTTTGCCGGCAAGGTGGACTACCTCTATGGGGGAAGTAGCCGCGCCCACCCCGAGGCCAAGGCCCCCATGGGCATGCACCTGGCCGCCATCCGCCATGGCATAAGCCGGGGCTACCACACCTACGATCTCTGGGGCGTGCCCCGCACCCCGGAAGGGAGCCACGCCGAGGGTATCTGGCGCTTCAAGGAAGGCTTTGGCGGGAGGCGGGTGCGTTTTCCTGTCTACACCCTGCCCCTCAGCCCCCTCTACCGGCCCCTCAAGACCCTCCTGCGCCTGCGCAAGACCTGGGTGAACCTCCGGGTGCGGGGCAACCCGCGGGATGTGCTGGGGTAG
- a CDS encoding response regulator gives MAFVARLLVVDDDPRIRHLLEVVLSGSGHEVVLADSAKAALEYLRQETPDLILLDIMMPDMDGLTLLGRIRAVRRLSKVPVIMFTGGGRELEGPSRALGADLFLEKPITGRRLKEAVEGLLAREGYLLPTGERVASLEEVGARLRQALPEEARFRALWLKTGSRRALLGNLVAKGWTEALLRRILPGDYDLFDLLGHLAYGWPLVPLKERAAKVQDPRFASLLQAYLREMRLPLEEGELLEELAQALYA, from the coding sequence ATGGCCTTCGTGGCGCGGTTGCTCGTGGTGGACGATGACCCCCGCATCCGCCACCTCTTGGAGGTGGTCCTCTCGGGTTCGGGCCACGAGGTGGTGCTGGCGGACTCGGCCAAGGCCGCCTTGGAGTACCTGCGGCAGGAAACCCCGGACCTGATCCTCTTGGACATCATGATGCCCGATATGGACGGCCTGACCCTTCTTGGGCGCATCCGGGCGGTGCGCCGTCTGTCCAAGGTTCCGGTGATCATGTTCACCGGGGGTGGCCGGGAGCTGGAGGGGCCAAGCCGCGCCCTGGGGGCGGATCTTTTCCTGGAGAAGCCCATTACCGGGCGGCGCCTCAAGGAGGCGGTAGAGGGCCTTTTGGCCCGGGAGGGGTATCTGCTGCCCACGGGGGAGCGGGTGGCCTCCTTGGAGGAGGTGGGGGCCCGCCTGCGCCAGGCCCTGCCGGAGGAGGCCCGCTTCCGCGCCCTTTGGCTCAAGACGGGAAGCCGCCGGGCCCTCCTGGGGAACCTGGTGGCCAAGGGGTGGACCGAGGCCCTTTTGCGGCGCATCCTTCCCGGGGACTACGACCTCTTTGACCTGTTGGGCCACCTGGCCTACGGCTGGCCCCTTGTTCCCCTGAAGGAGCGGGCGGCCAAGGTCCAGGACCCCCGTTTTGCCTCCCTTCTCCAGGCCTACCTGCGGGAGATGCGCCTGCCCTTGGAGGAAGGGGAACTTCTGGAAGAGCTGGCCCAGGCCCTGTACGCTTAG
- a CDS encoding DNA translocase FtsK, whose amino-acid sequence MAKRKAAKPTRNPDLETSAALAAGAGFFLLSPLLPLPTGALGAFLRERLYEALGLPAYLLPLGLFLLAGALFRQKPLKPLLRHLLFLFLLAFSLLPLLGPLSGHLGQGVRAHLTAQAGALGLLLPLLLASLVLDLWRGKPPLALLLQGLRLGVAGVRRTRYRLKALLLRRQIAHLARLYPEHKALEALAQSLAPEELPGVEQALKAFLEERLGEVKRQMEGDARPLEPRLKGLLEALKHSLPGEGPLRQALEERRAALFLEAQGLLARYQSLSTPPRLGRGLPGLLQAMRLREERKARWEALAGLVADLEGRQEALAAWFPFLTKPQEAQAEALRALLTGTPPPSPKEAPAPEPLDLDLVFPEPEPAPPKAAPPPPPQAPTPRGAALALPTPDLLDPPEAKGATRGLEEEAERLKRAIGETLRHFGVQAEVVGHARGPSVTRYELLPAPGEKISRIQSLQNDLARALAVGAVRVEAPIPGKNTVGLEVPNPRRELVRFSEAVLSPGFQNAKALLPLVLGKSIEGEIWVRDLAKMPHLLIAGSTGSGKSVAINVLIASLLFKHLPTTLRLLLIDPKMVELTPYEGIPHLVRPVVTSPEEAAGVLQGAVAHMERRYRLMSQVGARNLEQYNAKMEREGGETLPYLVIVVDELADLMMTAPKEVEAAILRLAQMSRATGMHLILATQRPSVDILTSLIKVNIPARLAFAVASGFDSRTILDTQGAEKLIGQGDALFLQPGLPKPVRLQVPYLSEEEVARLSGFLRGQSLEDRFAELYGADFEPPKAPEGAGPGEVDFSDPLLRKAAEIVVEEGYGSVSRLQRRLSIGHARAGKLMDALEAMGIVGPSKGSKPREVLVSKEQLKDFFG is encoded by the coding sequence ATGGCCAAGCGGAAAGCCGCGAAGCCCACGCGCAACCCCGATCTGGAAACCTCCGCCGCCTTGGCCGCGGGGGCGGGCTTCTTTCTCCTTTCCCCCCTGCTGCCCCTCCCCACCGGGGCCCTGGGGGCCTTCCTTAGGGAAAGGCTCTACGAGGCCCTGGGCCTGCCGGCTTACCTTCTTCCCTTGGGCCTTTTCCTCCTCGCCGGCGCCCTCTTCCGGCAAAAGCCCCTGAAACCCCTTCTGCGCCATCTCCTCTTCCTTTTCCTTCTGGCCTTTAGCCTCCTCCCCCTCCTGGGCCCCCTTTCCGGGCACCTGGGCCAGGGGGTGCGGGCCCACCTCACCGCCCAGGCCGGGGCCTTGGGCCTCCTCCTCCCCCTCCTCCTGGCCAGCCTGGTCCTGGACCTGTGGCGGGGGAAGCCGCCCCTGGCCCTTCTCCTCCAGGGGCTGCGCCTGGGGGTAGCGGGGGTGCGGCGGACCCGCTACCGGTTGAAGGCCCTCCTCCTCCGGAGGCAGATCGCCCACCTGGCCCGGCTTTATCCGGAGCACAAGGCCTTGGAGGCCTTGGCGCAAAGCCTCGCCCCGGAAGAACTCCCCGGGGTGGAGCAGGCCCTCAAGGCCTTCCTGGAGGAGCGGCTTGGGGAGGTAAAACGGCAGATGGAAGGGGACGCCAGGCCCCTGGAGCCCAGGCTAAAGGGCCTCTTGGAGGCCTTGAAGCACTCCCTCCCCGGGGAGGGCCCCCTGCGCCAGGCCCTGGAGGAACGGCGGGCAGCCCTTTTCCTCGAGGCCCAAGGGCTCCTGGCCCGGTACCAAAGCCTCTCCACCCCGCCCCGGCTGGGGAGGGGGCTCCCCGGCCTTCTCCAGGCCATGCGCCTAAGGGAGGAACGGAAGGCCCGCTGGGAAGCCCTGGCCGGCCTGGTGGCCGACCTGGAAGGGCGGCAGGAGGCCTTGGCGGCTTGGTTTCCCTTCCTCACCAAGCCCCAGGAGGCCCAGGCCGAGGCCCTGAGGGCCCTCCTCACCGGCACCCCACCGCCAAGCCCCAAGGAGGCCCCGGCCCCGGAACCCTTGGATCTGGACCTGGTCTTCCCCGAGCCGGAACCGGCACCCCCCAAAGCCGCCCCTCCCCCACCCCCCCAAGCCCCCACCCCCCGGGGTGCCGCCCTGGCCCTCCCCACCCCCGACCTCCTGGACCCGCCCGAGGCCAAGGGGGCCACCCGGGGCCTGGAGGAGGAGGCCGAGCGGCTCAAGCGGGCCATCGGGGAAACCCTGCGCCACTTTGGGGTGCAGGCCGAGGTGGTGGGCCACGCCCGCGGGCCCAGCGTGACCCGCTACGAGCTCCTCCCCGCCCCCGGGGAGAAGATCAGCCGCATCCAGAGCCTGCAGAACGACCTGGCCCGGGCCCTGGCCGTGGGGGCGGTGCGGGTGGAGGCCCCCATCCCGGGGAAGAACACCGTGGGCCTGGAGGTGCCCAACCCCAGGCGGGAGCTGGTGCGCTTTTCCGAGGCCGTCCTCTCCCCGGGCTTCCAAAACGCCAAGGCCCTCCTCCCCCTGGTTCTGGGAAAGAGCATTGAGGGGGAGATCTGGGTCAGGGACCTGGCCAAGATGCCCCACCTCCTCATCGCCGGCTCCACGGGAAGCGGCAAGAGCGTGGCCATCAACGTCCTCATCGCCAGCCTCCTCTTCAAGCACCTGCCCACCACCCTCCGCCTCCTCCTCATTGACCCCAAGATGGTGGAGCTCACCCCCTACGAGGGCATCCCCCACCTGGTGCGCCCGGTGGTCACGAGCCCCGAGGAGGCCGCCGGGGTCCTCCAGGGGGCGGTGGCCCACATGGAACGCCGCTACCGCCTCATGAGCCAGGTGGGGGCGCGGAACCTGGAGCAGTACAACGCCAAGATGGAAAGGGAGGGCGGGGAAACCCTTCCCTACCTGGTCATCGTGGTGGACGAGCTGGCGGACCTGATGATGACCGCCCCCAAGGAGGTGGAGGCGGCCATCCTCCGCCTGGCCCAGATGAGCCGGGCCACGGGGATGCACCTCATCCTGGCCACCCAGCGGCCCAGCGTGGACATCCTCACCTCCCTCATCAAGGTGAACATCCCCGCCCGCCTGGCCTTCGCCGTGGCCAGCGGCTTTGATTCCCGCACCATCCTGGACACCCAGGGGGCGGAGAAGCTCATCGGCCAGGGGGATGCCCTCTTCCTCCAGCCGGGCCTGCCCAAGCCGGTGCGCCTGCAGGTGCCCTACCTCTCCGAGGAGGAGGTGGCCCGCCTGAGCGGCTTCCTGCGGGGGCAGAGCCTCGAGGACCGCTTCGCCGAGCTGTACGGGGCCGACTTTGAGCCCCCCAAGGCCCCGGAAGGGGCTGGACCCGGGGAGGTGGACTTCTCCGACCCCCTCCTGCGCAAGGCGGCGGAGATCGTGGTGGAGGAGGGGTACGGCTCGGTAAGCCGCCTGCAGCGGCGGCTTTCCATCGGCCACGCCCGGGCCGGCAAGCTCATGGACGCCCTGGAGGCCATGGGCATCGTGGGGCCTTCCAAGGGCTCCAAGCCCCGGGAGGTCCTGGTCAGCAAGGAGCAGCTCAAGGACTTTTTCGGCTAA
- a CDS encoding CBS and ACT domain-containing protein, with product MLVRDWMTQDPLTVAPDTPVLEAINLLKQKRFRRLPVVKDGKLLGLVTDKDLKDAMPSKATTLSVWEMNYLLSKLTVQEVMAKPVITVGAEEPLEKAALLMEEKKIGGLPVMEGERLVGIITVTDVLRAFIEVLGLRLGGLRLTVDIPDVPGALAQMAQAVPPANIVSIATAAHLEGYQRLVLRVVGEDVAGVPERLKAAGERVVDVRPG from the coding sequence ATGCTGGTCAGGGACTGGATGACCCAAGACCCCCTCACCGTGGCCCCGGATACCCCGGTATTGGAAGCCATCAACCTGTTGAAGCAGAAGCGTTTCCGCCGTCTGCCCGTGGTTAAGGACGGGAAGCTTTTGGGCCTGGTGACCGACAAGGACCTGAAGGACGCCATGCCCTCCAAGGCCACCACCCTCTCCGTCTGGGAGATGAACTACCTCCTTTCCAAGCTCACGGTGCAGGAGGTGATGGCCAAGCCCGTGATCACCGTGGGGGCGGAGGAGCCCTTGGAGAAGGCCGCCCTCCTCATGGAGGAGAAAAAGATCGGCGGCCTTCCCGTGATGGAAGGGGAGCGACTGGTGGGGATCATCACCGTAACCGACGTGCTCCGGGCCTTCATCGAGGTCCTGGGCTTGAGGCTTGGGGGCCTGCGCCTCACCGTGGACATCCCCGATGTGCCCGGGGCCCTGGCCCAGATGGCCCAGGCGGTGCCGCCGGCCAACATCGTCTCCATCGCCACCGCCGCCCATCTGGAGGGCTACCAGCGCCTGGTCCTCCGGGTGGTGGGGGAGGACGTGGCCGGGGTGCCCGAGCGCCTGAAGGCCGCGGGGGAGCGGGTGGTGGACGTCCGCCCGGGCTAG
- a CDS encoding YebC/PmpR family DNA-binding transcriptional regulator — MAGHSKWAQIKRKKAANDLKRGKIISKHLRAIQAAARAGGSPYPEANVQLRNAIEAARADDVPMENIERLLQKLQGGGEGAEQYEEIVYEGYAPGGVAVLVYALTDNRNRTAGEVRHVFGKYGGSLGTSGSVAWQFERKGVIVAENSERAQEAAIELGALDLEEEGESLTVYTDPAEAYRMAEALKARGVGVEAVEVVQHPQNTVALSPEEAAKVLRLVEALEDLDDVQHVYTNLDPASLQVEA; from the coding sequence ATGGCCGGTCATAGCAAGTGGGCACAGATCAAGCGCAAGAAGGCCGCCAACGACCTCAAGCGCGGCAAGATCATCTCCAAGCACCTGAGGGCCATCCAGGCCGCGGCCCGGGCCGGGGGAAGCCCCTACCCCGAGGCCAACGTCCAGCTCAGGAACGCCATTGAGGCCGCCCGGGCCGACGACGTGCCCATGGAGAACATCGAGCGCCTCCTGCAGAAGCTCCAAGGGGGCGGGGAAGGCGCCGAGCAGTACGAGGAGATCGTCTACGAGGGCTACGCCCCGGGTGGGGTGGCGGTCCTGGTCTACGCCCTCACGGACAACCGCAACCGCACCGCCGGGGAGGTACGCCACGTCTTCGGCAAGTACGGGGGCTCTTTGGGCACCTCGGGGAGCGTGGCCTGGCAGTTTGAGCGCAAGGGGGTCATCGTAGCCGAGAACAGCGAAAGGGCTCAGGAGGCGGCCATTGAGCTGGGCGCCCTGGACCTGGAGGAGGAAGGGGAAAGCCTCACCGTCTACACCGATCCCGCCGAGGCCTACCGCATGGCCGAGGCCCTGAAGGCCCGGGGGGTGGGGGTGGAGGCCGTGGAGGTGGTGCAACACCCCCAGAACACCGTGGCCCTCAGCCCCGAGGAGGCCGCCAAGGTCTTGCGGCTGGTGGAGGCCCTAGAGGACCTGGACGACGTGCAGCACGTCTACACCAACCTGGACCCCGCGAGCCTCCAGGTGGAGGCTTAG
- a CDS encoding DsbA family protein yields the protein MQRAMVLVGVGLALLCLGWILLGPKGKAGLDPAQGARFALGREDAPVVVVDFSNYLCPHCQNHALQVLPRIKAEYIDTGKVRYLFRDFPFPGQAGVIRAGEAAACAADQGRYYEYHEVLFRAATSWGNLEGAALDRYLADLAGQMGLDQEAFAGCLASGRHREGVLADQKLATDLGLTGTPTFFVNGEKYGGYMDFAKWREALDKALAGGGK from the coding sequence ATGCAGCGCGCCATGGTTCTCGTAGGGGTGGGCCTGGCCCTCCTGTGCCTGGGCTGGATCCTCCTGGGCCCCAAGGGGAAGGCCGGGCTGGACCCCGCCCAGGGGGCCCGGTTTGCCCTGGGCCGGGAGGACGCCCCGGTGGTGGTGGTGGACTTCTCCAACTACCTCTGCCCCCATTGCCAGAACCACGCCCTCCAGGTCCTCCCCCGGATCAAGGCCGAGTACATCGACACGGGCAAGGTACGCTACCTCTTCCGCGATTTCCCCTTCCCCGGCCAGGCCGGCGTGATCCGGGCAGGGGAGGCCGCCGCCTGTGCCGCCGACCAGGGCCGCTACTACGAGTACCACGAGGTCCTCTTCCGGGCCGCCACCTCCTGGGGCAACCTGGAAGGCGCCGCCCTGGACCGCTACCTGGCCGACCTGGCCGGGCAGATGGGCCTGGACCAGGAAGCCTTTGCCGGGTGCCTGGCCTCGGGGCGGCACCGGGAAGGGGTCCTGGCCGACCAGAAGCTGGCCACCGACCTGGGCCTCACCGGCACCCCCACCTTCTTCGTCAACGGGGAGAAGTACGGGGGGTACATGGACTTCGCCAAGTGGAGGGAAGCCCTGGACAAGGCCCTGGCCGGCGGCGGAAAGTAA
- the pheA gene encoding prephenate dehydratase — protein sequence MRIAFQGTEGAYSEEALLKSFPGAIPLGFPTFHQVFEAVEGGEADLGVVPVENTTAGSINQTYDLLLESDLHVVGEIVHKVEHCLLAPPGTALKDLKAVKSHPQALAQCDGFLARMRLTPIPVYDTAGAARALSEHPEPGVGAIASRRAAELYGLQVLAENIEDYPHNYTRFFVIGREEAPKGEGSHKTSIVFAVRHRPGGLLEALQVFAEAGVNLTKLESRPRRDKPFSYLFYLDLEGHLEDPGPAQALLGLLRRAAFLKVLGSYPAYRNGA from the coding sequence ATGAGGATCGCCTTCCAGGGCACGGAGGGGGCTTACAGCGAGGAGGCCCTCCTCAAGTCCTTCCCCGGGGCCATCCCCTTGGGCTTCCCCACCTTCCACCAGGTGTTTGAGGCGGTGGAAGGAGGGGAGGCGGACCTAGGGGTGGTGCCGGTGGAGAACACCACCGCCGGGAGCATCAACCAAACCTATGACCTCCTCCTGGAAAGCGACCTGCACGTGGTGGGGGAGATCGTCCACAAGGTGGAGCACTGCCTTCTGGCCCCCCCGGGCACCGCGCTCAAGGACCTTAAGGCAGTGAAGAGCCACCCCCAGGCCCTGGCCCAGTGCGACGGCTTCCTGGCCCGGATGCGCCTCACCCCCATCCCGGTCTACGACACCGCCGGGGCCGCCCGGGCCCTTTCCGAGCATCCCGAGCCCGGGGTGGGGGCCATCGCCAGCCGGCGGGCGGCGGAACTCTATGGCCTTCAGGTCCTGGCGGAGAACATCGAGGACTACCCCCACAACTACACCCGCTTCTTCGTCATCGGCCGGGAGGAAGCCCCCAAAGGCGAGGGGAGCCACAAGACCAGCATCGTCTTCGCCGTGCGCCACCGCCCTGGGGGGCTTTTAGAAGCCCTCCAGGTCTTCGCCGAGGCCGGGGTGAACCTCACCAAGCTGGAGTCCCGGCCCAGGCGGGACAAGCCGTTCAGCTACCTCTTCTACCTGGACCTGGAAGGCCACCTGGAGGACCCGGGGCCGGCCCAGGCCCTCCTAGGCCTCCTGCGGCGGGCCGCCTTCCTGAAGGTCTTGGGCTCCTACCCCGCCTACCGCAACGGGGCCTAG
- a CDS encoding cation:proton antiporter family protein, with protein MEALWVACAFALGLLANRLGLPPLVGYLGAGFALRGLGLGETEFLRHAAEIGVLLLLFSVGLKLRLQDLLEVRVLGAGGLHLLLFALAALALVGHPPLALALAFSSTVLVAKLLEDKKELTTYHGRLAVGILVLQDLVAVGLLTLYGGAGVSPWAAFLLLFPLLRRGVGWLLEKSGHEELLVLFGLALALLGGEGFRQVGLSPELGALLTGTLLSGHPKGAEMGKALWSLKEAFLVAFFLEIGLREGLGGVDVAAVGGLLLLSLLKTPLFFALFLLLGLRARTGFVAGLYLGNYSEFALIVGVVLERAGFLPLGLTTLALTVALSMALSAPVARYSHVLYKRLEPWLLRLERKGLHPDQEPERLDGATVLVVGMGRTGGAVYRVLEGAGERPLGLDADPEKVERHRAKGRRVLYGDAEDPELWERLDLKGLKAVVLALPDLEAKLLAARWLKERGFPGILAATSFHLEEDPVLQGAGVNLLFHPFREAGERLAERVLEAVAIMGEVSHGRS; from the coding sequence ATGGAAGCCCTCTGGGTGGCCTGCGCCTTCGCCCTGGGCCTCTTGGCCAACCGCCTGGGCCTGCCCCCCCTGGTGGGCTACCTGGGTGCGGGCTTCGCCCTGCGGGGGCTCGGCCTGGGAGAAACCGAGTTCCTGCGCCATGCGGCGGAGATAGGGGTCCTGCTCCTCCTCTTCAGCGTGGGGCTCAAGCTTCGCCTGCAGGACCTTCTGGAGGTCCGGGTTCTGGGGGCAGGGGGGCTACACCTCCTCCTCTTTGCCCTGGCCGCCCTGGCCCTGGTGGGCCACCCCCCCCTGGCCCTGGCCCTGGCCTTTTCCAGCACGGTTTTGGTGGCCAAGCTCCTGGAGGACAAAAAGGAGCTCACCACCTACCATGGCCGCCTGGCCGTGGGCATCCTGGTCCTGCAGGACCTGGTGGCCGTGGGCCTCCTCACCCTGTACGGGGGGGCAGGCGTGAGTCCCTGGGCCGCCTTCCTCCTCCTCTTCCCCCTCCTGCGCCGGGGGGTGGGGTGGCTTTTGGAAAAGAGCGGACACGAGGAGCTTTTGGTCCTTTTTGGCCTGGCCCTGGCCCTTCTGGGAGGGGAGGGGTTCCGGCAGGTGGGCCTCTCCCCGGAGCTGGGGGCCCTCCTCACGGGAACCCTGCTCTCCGGCCACCCCAAGGGGGCGGAGATGGGCAAGGCCCTGTGGAGCCTGAAGGAAGCCTTTTTGGTGGCCTTTTTCCTAGAGATTGGCCTGCGGGAGGGGCTAGGGGGGGTGGACGTGGCCGCGGTGGGGGGGTTGCTCCTCCTCTCCCTCCTCAAAACCCCCCTCTTCTTCGCCCTCTTCCTCCTCCTGGGCCTGCGGGCCCGCACGGGCTTCGTGGCGGGGCTCTACCTGGGCAACTACTCGGAGTTCGCCCTCATCGTGGGGGTGGTCCTGGAACGGGCAGGCTTCCTGCCCTTGGGCCTCACCACCTTGGCCCTGACCGTGGCCCTATCCATGGCCCTCTCCGCCCCGGTGGCCCGGTACAGCCATGTCCTCTACAAGCGGCTGGAGCCTTGGCTCCTGCGCCTGGAACGGAAGGGCCTCCACCCGGACCAGGAGCCCGAGCGCCTGGACGGGGCCACGGTCCTGGTGGTGGGGATGGGGCGTACCGGGGGGGCGGTCTACCGGGTGCTGGAGGGAGCCGGGGAGCGGCCCCTGGGCCTGGACGCCGACCCGGAGAAGGTGGAGCGGCACCGGGCCAAGGGGCGGCGGGTCCTTTACGGGGACGCCGAGGACCCGGAGCTTTGGGAGCGGCTGGACCTAAAGGGCCTCAAGGCCGTGGTCCTGGCCTTGCCGGACCTCGAGGCCAAGCTCCTGGCGGCCCGCTGGCTCAAGGAGCGGGGCTTTCCCGGGATCCTCGCGGCCACCAGCTTCCACCTGGAGGAGGACCCCGTGCTCCAGGGGGCGGGGGTCAACCTCCTCTTCCACCCCTTCCGCGAGGCAGGGGAGCGGCTGGCGGAGAGGGTGCTGGAGGCGGTGGCTATAATGGGTGAGGTGAGCCATGGCCGGTCATAG
- the speE gene encoding polyamine aminopropyltransferase has translation MDYGMYFFEHITPFETMVRRMERVIASGRTRYQDYFLFQTQGFGKVLVLDKDVQSTERDEYVYHETLVHPAMLAHPEPKTVLIVGGGEGATLREVLKHPTVERAVMVDIDGELVELAKAHMPEWHQGAFDDPRSVLIIEDARAYLERTQESYDVVLIDLTDPVGEDNPARLLYTVEFYRLVKAHLNPGGVMGMQAGMIMLTHHRVHPVIHRTVREAFRYVRSYKNHIPGFFLNFGFLLASDAFDPAAFSEGVLEARIRERNLPLRHLSAPYLEAMFVLPKDIQEAVERETLVSTDANPFYLTPEGEARQAPYRG, from the coding sequence ATGGACTACGGGATGTACTTCTTTGAGCACATCACCCCTTTTGAGACCATGGTGCGGCGCATGGAGCGGGTCATCGCTTCCGGCCGCACCCGGTACCAGGACTACTTCCTCTTCCAAACCCAGGGCTTCGGCAAGGTCCTGGTCCTGGACAAGGACGTGCAGAGCACAGAACGGGACGAGTACGTCTACCACGAAACCCTGGTCCACCCGGCCATGCTGGCCCACCCCGAGCCCAAGACCGTCCTCATCGTGGGGGGCGGGGAAGGGGCCACCCTCAGGGAGGTGCTGAAGCACCCCACGGTGGAACGGGCGGTCATGGTGGACATCGACGGGGAGCTGGTGGAGCTGGCCAAGGCCCACATGCCCGAGTGGCACCAAGGGGCCTTTGACGATCCCCGGAGCGTCCTGATCATTGAGGATGCCCGGGCTTACCTGGAGCGCACACAGGAAAGCTACGACGTGGTCCTCATTGACCTCACGGACCCCGTGGGGGAGGACAACCCCGCCCGCCTCCTCTACACGGTGGAGTTCTACCGCCTGGTGAAGGCCCACCTGAACCCCGGAGGGGTGATGGGCATGCAAGCGGGGATGATCATGCTCACCCACCACCGGGTCCACCCGGTGATCCACCGCACGGTGCGGGAGGCCTTCCGCTACGTGCGGAGCTACAAAAACCACATCCCCGGCTTCTTCCTCAACTTCGGCTTCCTCCTGGCCTCGGACGCCTTTGACCCCGCCGCCTTCTCCGAGGGGGTCCTCGAGGCCCGCATCCGGGAGCGTAACCTGCCCTTGCGCCACCTCTCCGCCCCCTACCTGGAGGCCATGTTCGTCCTGCCCAAGGACATCCAAGAGGCGGTGGAGCGGGAAACCCTGGTGTCCACCGACGCCAACCCCTTCTACCTCACCCCCGAGGGGGAGGCGCGCCAGGCCCCCTACCGGGGCTAA
- a CDS encoding OmpH family outer membrane protein, protein MKRFSLAALLLALGALLTPMLAQNKTLSTRVGFVDADALVQAHPDYKKVQDLQAQARKEIAPLEEKLKPLNQKIASGQATAKERQDYDALLKTYQDTVKKWQDRQNPVLKPILEDVDQAIAKVAKAQGFAVVMSRQVAAQSGLVVYADEDTDLTQAVIRELKR, encoded by the coding sequence ATGAAGCGCTTTTCCCTGGCCGCCCTCCTCCTGGCCCTGGGGGCCCTCCTCACCCCCATGCTGGCCCAGAACAAGACCCTCTCCACCCGGGTGGGCTTCGTGGACGCCGACGCTCTGGTGCAGGCCCACCCCGACTACAAGAAGGTCCAGGACCTGCAGGCCCAGGCCCGCAAGGAGATCGCCCCCTTGGAGGAGAAGCTGAAACCCTTGAACCAGAAGATCGCCTCGGGGCAGGCCACGGCCAAGGAGCGGCAGGACTACGACGCCCTCCTCAAGACCTACCAGGACACGGTGAAGAAATGGCAGGACCGGCAGAACCCGGTGCTCAAGCCCATCCTGGAGGACGTGGACCAGGCCATCGCCAAGGTGGCCAAGGCCCAAGGCTTCGCCGTGGTCATGAGCCGGCAGGTGGCGGCCCAGTCGGGGCTGGTGGTCTACGCCGACGAGGACACCGACCTGACCCAGGCGGTCATCCGGGAGCTGAAGCGCTAG
- the speD gene encoding S-adenosylmethionine decarboxylase, with the protein METVPGGRWVAEIYGCDLDVLENPKMVEAALLDAVMRLGAPRGSAQSVVYKFHPQGLSAAVVSPVAAVMIHTWPEDNASATLDLYFYRDGVDPEEVLKGLSRAFGAKEESAFRYWRGTEHAIKRRAFGAGGG; encoded by the coding sequence GTGGAAACGGTGCCGGGCGGGCGCTGGGTAGCGGAGATCTACGGCTGCGATCTGGACGTGCTGGAAAACCCCAAGATGGTAGAGGCCGCCCTCCTGGACGCGGTGATGCGCCTGGGGGCCCCCAGGGGCTCGGCCCAGTCCGTGGTCTACAAGTTCCATCCCCAGGGCCTCTCCGCGGCGGTGGTGAGCCCGGTGGCGGCGGTGATGATCCACACCTGGCCCGAGGACAACGCCTCCGCCACCCTGGACCTCTACTTCTACCGGGACGGGGTGGACCCGGAGGAGGTGCTCAAGGGGCTCTCCCGGGCCTTCGGGGCCAAGGAGGAGTCGGCCTTCCGCTACTGGCGGGGGACGGAACACGCCATCAAGCGCCGGGCTTTCGGCGCCGGAGGAGGTTAG